The nucleotide sequence GGAactaaaaacttttgaaaaaaaggtCGAATGATTAGCTTACTGGATATCTCATACGATCAGGAAAGAGTTGaaacttcaaaattatttcttataTACTGGAAAAATATTGTGTAACGGCGAGAAACTTTTAAATATCTACTCGAAATTGATTTAGATTAGatatttggaaattttatttatttaaaaaagataaaattgaaaaaatgaaaacactatgatttttccaaagaaaagaTTTCAAAGTTGTGGTATATACTTTGTTagttataaatattaaataattttccgtTTTCaggataataattttttttctaatcactgttttagatttattaacactaaacctatagACCGTTTTTGGTCGGTTTTCGGTCTAGTGACAAACTGCGGTAGGGTAGGATGGGTAGGAtgctcaacaaatttgtcttggaaaagagcaaaaattaaaatttaaatattgaaaaatatattacatgcatattttaggaaattcataaagtttgatagcgacattgtactgtttaaatatgtgttaattttaaaactggTCAATTTTACCggatcttggtaggtttagtgttaatccGTGTTTCAAAACTGCTTCAGATATTTCcagtataaaatatttatttaaaatttaagaaaaactatagaattaaaaaagaaaagcttCAGTTAAAAAAAGCTTTGATCTACAGAtacttttattaatattaaattcgtaatttttacaTCATGGCATTAAAAGGTTTCTTTTATGTAAAGGTTTAGTAGGGtcagatggggtaattcggaatcatatctattttggaattttgagattttctcactgttttcaaatggttaaaaagaaacaggaaaccacgaagaagtacaaggctttacattcgagagtacgtcttcgttgttttttttttctttttgcgatGTAAAACTGTTAGAATATCTCAAAGTTCCGAATTAGACATcattccaaattatcccatcttaccctaaaggaaaaatttttaattttaatgatcatatttttcgattagttaagattgttttttaactaatccttaaaaataaattgtttaacaGTTTAACTTTGgaggataggggaaagtactctaccttcgaacgttcatgccttcgaatagtgtgaattttcttttattttcctaagagacttacacgtAATTATCACatgattatcaataattgatgataagctaactaatatttaatagaaatgtatatgTCTCTTaggataaataaaagaaaattcacattattcgaaggcatgaaccttcgaagggagagtacttccccTATAGTTGAATGCCTTACCCAagagatgtaatacaattttcttCACTTATATCATTTCATCTCTATCCTAATAATCTCGCTATGGGTTTGATGCCCTCACTGTGAAGAACCCCTTTCGTGGAATTAAACACGGAAGACGCGATGCCCCGAAGAGGAATGAATCCAGAGAATGAGAAAATTGAGGTTTGAGGTGAAGAAAGAGACAAAAATTGGTTGAGAGCGGAAAAAGAGTCTTCTCATTAACAacaaagtttttctttatttttgctgTTCTCTTTTCAAACAATCACTGACTCTAGCAGGTGCTAAACATGaagaagagtaaaaaaaaataatagaaaaagttATAGTAGAAATGCCTTAAATTAAGAAGATGACGATGGAAGGAAATGCTGGGGATGTCCTTTGGGATTAGAGAGATTTTCCTGCGGTGATTGAGGGTAGAAGGGGACATTTGTAGGGGACACCATCTTTGCAGCAGTATTCTCGTCCTGCTGAAAAGTTTGTGTTGATCCACGTGCCATTGCAGTTCTCCACAAATAAGTAGGCGCGTTCCTTGTGACAATCGCGATCGATGGCAGCACAGAGGAGTGGTCCGGAATTTGGAAGATGTTTGACCAGCtggtattgagaaaacaaagagACATGGAGGTGTGTTAAAGATGAAGTATACGCACgataaaaaaagagatgaaggagataaaggaaatttaccGATTCAAGACACCAATTTGTGCACTGCTTCAGTCCAAGGAGGGTACATTGGAAAGTCTCCTCATGCTCGTGAATTAGAGCTGGTGATCCCCTTGGGGCTTCCTTGGATCCCTTTGTAAATTGACCAGATAGGAAGACAGCACAGCTGCAGGGATGTCGTTCAATTTCATTCACCTGAAGTTGCTGCTGGAGTTCTTGCAGGGATTCCTTGAAAGATGTATGTCCGATGAGATTTCTTCCACCCAGGAGACTGGTTAGGTTTTTTGCTCCAATCCCTGTTGTCATCCCTGATGATTGTCCAAAAACTACCACCAACAGACACAAACTAATCACCTGAGATGTCTTCATGATGATCACTATCTTTCACTTCTACTTCTAATTAATGCTTCCCACCACGAAAAAGTGGTATTTTATATCAATTGAAAGAATGATCCCTCCACATTCAGTTTTTTTTGGTAGGGAAAATACGGAAAATACCAtcaatattcaagaaaaaaaagtcgagACAACAAAAAATAAGCAAAGAATTGGAATATTGCAACATTAGCAAAATTCACGGCTattcgaaaaataaaacattcttATTACAAACATTAAGTAATTGGGCGCATAAAGTGGGTTAAAATGCAAGTTGAGAAGAGAATAATTGTGTTAAACATCAACTTCCGgatattcttttttaaacttCCTTGTGCATAAGATTGGCTTCGCCTTTGAAGACAATTTTCTTGTCTTGATAGCATTCATAGGTCACTGTGATGATCTTCCTGAGATCGGCTACTTCAATGCGGATGTTGATGTCCTTGTCCACGACGCATTTGTGTGGAAAGGACAGTTTCTGTGAGACAAGGATACTTCCGGGACCGGGTAATTGACTTCCCACTAGTCCAGAGACGATTCCATTGAGGAGCGAACCGGGAATGAGACGATGTTCAGGTGGTTGGTCACTTGAGTGAATGGGGTTCTTGTCTCCGATAACACGAGTAAATCGATCGACGTCGCCCTGAGAAATGCGTCTGGTGACCTCAAGAATGTCACCTTTTTTCACGTGAGCCGCCACCGTTGTGAAGCTCCTGGAAGACTCCATTGCCCTGAGGATGTTTTGTACTCTTGCCAGCATCATTGTTTCTCCAGTGAATGGCAGCTGAATGAACTACTAAAAAGTGGAAAACAGCATTACCCAGAACACTGAGACACCGGTCCTGGGAGGACAAGCTTCCCCTCCCCAAAGGACAGACTAATGTAAGTACCTGACAAAATTACGGATGGATTCAGAGGTATTTCCCTAGAGATTTTTCCACAAATCTTGTCGGCACCGTGAACACCGGGACTTGGAGAAAAAAATCCGCGATTTGCCTGTCAATACTCTGCGCAGAATCCGGCGAAGTCTGGCGATTCCCCTGATTTCAAATGCAAACGGACAAAAAGACAGTGTATTCTTGTATTTTTCCTTATCATTTTATTAGGTTTCTTAAGTTCCTAAAAGTGAATGGGtgcatcttaaaaaaaaagtaataagtaGTGTGAAAAAGAAAGATAAGAATGATTCAGACAGATTCCCGGCTAAGGCCTGAGGAACTTCCTGTACTTCCACGACTGTCGAGTCTTCTGGGCGGTAGTACAAAGTGATAGAGCGGATTGATGTCTGTTTGCTGAAGAGGTGGCCTAGCTCTGATCCCATATGTTGTAGGACGTTCACTGGGTTCCTGTGAGAGCATCAGTTGAAGCAGGGAATATTCACTTGTGTAGTGATTAGAGAAATCCGGTGGGAATTGATTGGATCGCACCCCTTCCAGTGTCTTGATGCGTTCCATCTCAGTGCTAAAGGTCACAAGGAGCTCAAATAGTATGAGTCCCAGTGAGTAGATGTCCACTTTGTAGTCATAGGGCTTTCCCACCATCTGTTCTGGGGACATATAGAGATGTGTGCCCACTTTCTGAGTGTGTGTCTTTTTCTTGGGCATCAGAGGTGATTTTCTTGGGTCATTCTCATCACACGCATTGTCAGCCATATCAGTCACAAGTCCAAAATCTCCGATTTTGATCTGACCGTCCAAAGAGAAGAAAATGTTGCTGGGCTGAAAAGAAGAATTTCCGGTAAATTTTCAGGATTATAATGTCCCTGCAGTTTCCCTTGCccccaaaattaaattgatctaaaattgaaaaattgtaaaaaaaaagggatggcaaagcgtcccaggcattgcgaaatgctcgaactcgtgacttagatgccataccgcaaaagtacttttgcatcatttaccgtttatcggttctcaaccgatttgaaccgattcataaatctctcaagatcccccaaaatagttttaaaagtaataggtgtgattttcagataatttttttatcggttataaaccggtttattaccgattcaaaacccattggaaccggtttagttttgttggaaattccaagacctttccaacgaccccaaacatgaccccattcgcttattaggaaccgttattaggaatgattcaacggtattttcgtctaagaacgaaatattcgcctggttaaccctttaacgacgagagtTTTTGCGGATCGAAAATACGCaacaaaaatgaaaccgatagacaaaatcagtaaaaagtcttacatctagccttagaaaataaaacagagtctgattcggtgtctTTTTTCccctatgagcgatagggacaaaaatagcctaaaaattgaagtaatttttctgacaataacaatgaatgataattttcactctaatgaaaaatattatgtttgagtattgtagtttctttttccaaaacggttttgcttaaaaaaattggaagtataaaaaataattaaaattaattttcaagatgagaatttaaaaattcgtcattttttagcttaaaaaattactgtatagcaaatagctggagacttgcaaaaaatatcctagattccttcaacctctactttgcaattacgtacaaacataaggaaaaaataactttaggtagtcaggaaaaataattttctttatgggacacagATGttcaaatcgtccttaaagggttaatctctaactgtgttatcacacttgtaacattaaaattttaacaattttaatatgattcacattaattgtcgctggtaagagtccaaatgtgtaatttgtgtgtttgcatcattttatattcaaaatttgatctatttgtttataaaaaggtagacttggcccgcaaaatttgatataaattgatttatagcattaatgcgaaaaattaatgcgattttctctttaattttttaatatgaaaaatatttatgctttaggtaaatttaaacttatatttttgcaggccaagtccacttctttatcaataaatggaaaaactccaaatattaagtgacacaaagacacaaataacatatttggacgctcacaagcgacaattaatgtgaacctcattaaaattttaatgtgcaagtgtgataacgccgttacgaATAATCACAATTTTgatagagttttcttttggaaccgttttgatacggtcgaatgtctacaaatttaagttgatttcgttttatacaaatttgttcctgaacactgtcaggaacaaattggtacattttctttataacaatattattcctacatctgtaacatatttgttcgaaaaatattcggtgtccgtggacgaggtaatttttggaacgaaattattactcatatggggaatctttttgttcccattgtcgggaacaaattcgtgtaaaagatttcgtaatacagttaaggcttatactttagtcgagatggatttcggtggcgaaagttcataaggaacatcaaattaGAATccacttaagagtgttttatacagatgcgtgcatgacgaaatcatatgcgaatGCTGGCGGCAgaaggggaagggaatctcaaattaaaaaagtgaaaccatatagcacgaaaattgccacagacttagcgtcctcttcgcttcgttggtgacggatgattgagtgtgagaggagggatacgattttattactagacgagctattttttggaacaaatttgttactaatattgggtaggggagactggggcaaaaagtcacaaaacggatattttattttttcacaagctactcgagcgcttgaAAAAcgtctaattagcgcagttttataggaaatttaccgctctacaactttgtgaaagtaattttcctctattttctaaggaaatatatttatcgaaccgttttctaaataaaacGATAAACgtagccgatttctaaaaggtcattttgtgaccattctcaaaaatgctggggcaaatagtatcagacattgggtattatcatattttgattcgcttcatttcgggtttccgtaaatttgaaaaaatacctagaggacatagggtaagtgtgccgaattccggccagcttacaattccggccactttttttgttcctcgaattttcatgaatttttagtttttacatactgtagagattatacaatgcaaaagaattacaaaaaatgtggcttcgataaacgagatgacgtgaaaaagacattattggaaaaattcccgcaaagcaaggaactatgagaatgaaggtggccgaaatagggcaccaaagctatgtctacatttttattcattttaaaatgtattaggaatgattttaatgtaaataaagacgataaactttctacaaggttctaagcaacaccccttaagtagaaggaatgaaaaaatcaatttctattaaaaatattacatttcaaacttgagactttgacgcttgcatacaactatgccaaaatttggcacacttaccctattttcatagaaaatttattcatctacacctttgtaaaacaccattttctctgcgagaaaagtgagaaaatgagaaaagcacttttcaatctattttagaaaaaacacacaaaagaccgcaaatcgtttgaccaataatgcaaacaacaagcggcgagacatgataatgacgtttcttttcgccgtgagacatcagaaattggttcgctcttttgttactttttgctctataccttttgttactttttaccccaagtggtcatttttaataaaaggatttctggagaaaagaacttttgtgaaattttaaaatagatagcggattcgtattcaaaaaatccaaattatttagaaaatattcaccaagtgcatcaattttggaaaataagtcggtaataattgttatcttctgcaaggaaaatatttgaaaaatagggctaaaaatttcgatattttttattttctaaattccttgttcgaattctaagaaacttacgactttgaagaagggctatggaggctatctatagaaaaaaatttgagccgctatcttttttaccttcactgagaaaaaaacgggggtgcgattaactttttttcttcataactgtaacactttttaggtgtaaaaatatatcaacattttttaatgttaattttacacctttttaagggtaaaattaacataaaaagggtaactttaacccccaatacacctaaaaagggtaatatttacaccgatttcggatcaatactgcagggtaaaattaacatttccggaatgttattttaactttttcggatttctctcaagtgttggaagatattgaattttgaatttttcgatttgtgactttttgccccagtctccccgaCCCCTTCcaatttcaattatatttacTCACCTTGAGATCACGATGAATGAGACCCTTTTCGTGGACATATTCGACTGCTCGGacaatttggtcaaaaatcggaATGACTTGGTTCTGCCTCTCTTGTTTGCTATTCATCTGCAGCCATTCCTTCAGGCTCTGCTTTTGGCACAGTTGCATCTGAATGTAAAGGTACATCCTTGTTGTGGTTGGTGGACCAAAAACCACATCACCCTGACTTGTAAGATCCAGTGACATGGGACGTTTCCGGGGCCTGGTCATTTTCCCAAATGGCTGATCGTCATTCCTGTTTTTGGACACGGTATGGCTGGAATTGGTGAAATGTGTGGGCAAAATGGGACTATTTCTGTCACTTGATCCATCGAGAGTGCCATTGTGGCGGAACTCAATGAAAGAATCATCATCATCCTCATCGGCTACTTCTCCTTTGCTCTTCGTCAATACTGCATAGTTATCTGCTCCTGTTCCACTGTCACTCTCGAATTGTATAAAAGAGGAATCATCGTCGATTTTATCACGAGATTTTGGTCCAAAATCCTCTTCGCTGAAGTTAACTCCATCTTGCGTATTAATCCTGAAGATCCAAGGATTGGTCTTTTTCGATGGGGTTTTCTTGATGCTATCGGTATCCGTCCCGCTTCCTCCGTACGTTGGCGGCGGGGAAGTTTCGGTTGGGGTGCCAATGTCAATGGACGTTGATAGAGTTTCTCGTGCCATCCAGATGCGATCTTCATTCTCCTGCCAGCCTGGTGGGGGAGTCTCCACCCAAGCCTGGAAATATCTCACAATATTCTGATGTTCACAATTGGCCAATGTTCTCACTTCTCGCATCACACGATCACGACTTTCCTGCTTACTTGGCAGAACAATTCTCTTGATGGCATATTTACAGtgatcaattttgtttttggcCTCAAAGACAACCCCAAAACCTCCTCGTCCAAGGCACTGAAGCATCTCAAAGTCTGTGAGGAACCGTGAGGTAAAAATTTCCGGATTATTGGATTCTGATAGGGAGCGATTTCTTGTCAAATCCAAAGCTTCCTGGGTTTCATCTTCATTGTCTTTGAGCTTGGTAAAGGGTGTCTCTACGAGACGTTCAACAATCATAACATCCCTTTCCGGTCTCACTTGTCGGCGATTGTTGATGAAGAGATTAATGACAAAACTCGATGTCAGTCCAATTACAAAGATCTCTTTCCACCAGAGCAAAAGGGATTTAAAGCGGAATTTCTGTGGATGTTCCAATAATTCCTCCATGGTCAATTCCCTGCTATCCTCACCATTACCCGTTAGTTCTGACTGAGAAGTCAAGTTGTTCTTATCGCACAGAGGATGCTTTTCCTCAATGGCTGGATACAGATAAAAGCCATTTCCATTCACAAATTCCGAAGCATAGAGGACAGAAAGGGCAGTTCCTTTGCTTTCTGCTGACTCCTCATCACTCCCAGAAACTGTCTCTGTGTCATATTGAATAAGTTTCCATGCCGATGATGCTGCTGGATAGGGTTTCCAGGGGATTTTCGTATACTTCGCCACCTGCTTGTCCCCAAAGGCAAAAGGTGGCTGAAGGGATTTTCTCATGGCTTCAGATTCCTGGATGTAGACTTGTTTCCTGAACATCCCTAAATATACAGATGGTGGAATGGTATCCCGGGAGGGATTGGGGAATGCTTCATTGCCATCCCATAGGGACTGGGCTGAGTCAAAGAGATTTATTGTCTGAAGATTTTCAGTACCATCAGACTGCCAGGCGCTTACAATGGGATAATCAAACTGGAAATGATACAAAATTATTCATTGCATTGTTATCTGTGCGATATCGAGGCTTACAAGGCATTGTACGAATATGATAACAATAACAGAGATAAGATTATCTTAAAGCGTCTATTTAGCAATTAAAAACAATAAGAAAGCAACATTTACAGAGTACTCGAACTTTCAAAAAAAGTCTAGGCTTAAAACACGTTTTTTTAACCCAAATTTAGGTACTTCGAAATagttaaatgaaaaaatcggaaaaatcaAAGGATAAAATACTGTGATTCTTCTGGGTTCTTCATGTtcgcaaatattttt is from Phlebotomus papatasi isolate M1 chromosome 1, Ppap_2.1, whole genome shotgun sequence and encodes:
- the LOC129810246 gene encoding follicle cell protein 3C-1, coding for MKTSQVISLCLLVVVFGQSSGMTTGIGAKNLTSLLGGRNLIGHTSFKESLQELQQQLQVNEIERHPCSCAVFLSGQFTKGSKEAPRGSPALIHEHEETFQCTLLGLKQCTNWCLESLVKHLPNSGPLLCAAIDRDCHKERAYLFVENCNGTWINTNFSAGREYCCKDGVPYKCPLLPSITAGKSL
- the LOC129810240 gene encoding eukaryotic translation initiation factor 2-alpha kinase-like, which produces MNWERIARRTLLFTSLAVTSVLLGTSHVQGSDNVEKLTHCRDNVERSSENRLLFVTTLDGRLSALDVDGVVKWSVPTGPGSLLSSSIHSLELTNNGRMVRMIPSLSGSLYQFDGQTIEAIPITADQLLTASFKFSNDVVISGGKETRSYGISMRTGQVIYECSIGGCQNRTDAIDEGTTEVHDPLLDDVIILRRQTQTVRAVDPRSGGERWNFSVGHHEMDIARSENCHLDPEAVADLNYEIKLIVPEGLVCAISKSSPNTILWKHKFDYPIVSAWQSDGTENLQTINLFDSAQSLWDGNEAFPNPSRDTIPPSVYLGMFRKQVYIQESEAMRKSLQPPFAFGDKQVAKYTKIPWKPYPAASSAWKLIQYDTETVSGSDEESAESKGTALSVLYASEFVNGNGFYLYPAIEEKHPLCDKNNLTSQSELTGNGEDSRELTMEELLEHPQKFRFKSLLLWWKEIFVIGLTSSFVINLFINNRRQVRPERDVMIVERLVETPFTKLKDNEDETQEALDLTRNRSLSESNNPEIFTSRFLTDFEMLQCLGRGGFGVVFEAKNKIDHCKYAIKRIVLPSKQESRDRVMREVRTLANCEHQNIVRYFQAWVETPPPGWQENEDRIWMARETLSTSIDIGTPTETSPPPTYGGSGTDTDSIKKTPSKKTNPWIFRINTQDGVNFSEEDFGPKSRDKIDDDSSFIQFESDSGTGADNYAVLTKSKGEVADEDDDDSFIEFRHNGTLDGSSDRNSPILPTHFTNSSHTVSKNRNDDQPFGKMTRPRKRPMSLDLTSQGDVVFGPPTTTRMYLYIQMQLCQKQSLKEWLQMNSKQERQNQVIPIFDQIVRAVEYVHEKGLIHRDLKPSNIFFSLDGQIKIGDFGLVTDMADNACDENDPRKSPLMPKKKTHTQKVGTHLYMSPEQMVGKPYDYKVDIYSLGLILFELLVTFSTEMERIKTLEGVRSNQFPPDFSNHYTSEYSLLQLMLSQEPSERPTTYGIRARPPLQQTDINPLYHFVLPPRRLDSRGSTGSSSGLSRESV
- the LOC129806310 gene encoding hydroxyacyl-thioester dehydratase type 2, mitochondrial; its protein translation is MMLARVQNILRAMESSRSFTTVAAHVKKGDILEVTRRISQGDVDRFTRVIGDKNPIHSSDQPPEHRLIPGSLLNGIVSGLVGSQLPGPGSILVSQKLSFPHKCVVDKDINIRIEVADLRKIITVTYECYQDKKIVFKGEANLMHKEV